The genomic stretch ATCAGTGTCTCTCGCTGCTGGTGAGAATGTCTAAACAAGTCCGCTGTTTTGTCTAACTCAATCTGCGTCGTCAACACATCCGTAACTGTCGAGTCTAAGCCATGTCTCTTCTGATCAGATTCACCAGCCAACCGTTCTAGCTGCAACTGTAACTCCTGTATACACACAAGCATCACAATGTGAGCATCAATGCCTCAAATCAAATGTCAAAAAGTACACAAACAGCATACAGAGAGTTTTCAACAATCATGAATGGCCATAAGATAAAGataaaaagtaataaaatCTCACTTTTGTCTTGCTGTCATCTATTCTTGTGTATTTCTGTAGAACAATGGCATCCTCGTCTCTCCGTTCTGCTACTGCTATCCACTGATCTAGAGCCTCCTGGTCCCATTTCATTTGTTCCTTTATCTGTTCAATTTGTTGCGCTGTTCTAAAAATACTGTTTTCATAACTGTTCATCTTTTCATGAAGGTCGGTGAGTTCTACTGCTACACGATGTTTCTCAGCCTTCAAACGTCCTTCTTCTCTCTCAGCTAGTCAACAATATTAAACAATTCATATTGATACACAAACCAGTAGTTGTAAATGACAACATTCCCTACATATAGGTCTATCAATCTCTTAAAAATTAGGTGACAAAATAAAAACATATTGTGACATATCAACTGATAGATACTGACAAGAACAACACAATCATGACTGTTGAACTAATGAAAGTAACTGAACGCTGTTTACACTAAATTAATGTACACAACAGACAGTTCATcaagcaggcaagcagactgacagacggacaaacagttGAGGACAACTACCCAACcaacaaaataaattaaatgacAATACACATACAGATTGCCATGCAGTATTGTATAAAAACAAACGACTAGTCAAAAATCATCTGCTCTGTTTACTGACCTATTTGTTTCATATGATCTTCTGTTTCAATTTCCCTTTTCCTTGCATCACAAACGGCCTGACAtcaaaatacaacaaaagacagctatagccagaccctttccttCAGTTACATTATCTAAATTTATATGTTATATACAAAGTTCCGACTATTTCACGGATACCATAACTCAGTACACACCAGTGCTTGCATTAGACCTCTTGCTTGAAATTCATTATAAACTCGTTCATTCAACAATTACCTGCGTGTGCTGCAACTCCTGACGAACGTTTTTTGAGTGATCAGTTAACGCTTGTACTCTGTCATCGTGTTCCTGAATTTGAGCTTCGCAAGCGTTgattttcttctctttctcttgaATCTAGAGAGAGAATCAGTTGCAGTTAAATTAGGCCTAACGGAATGCTTGAGTTAGTGCATCAAACGCGCTTGCCTGTGATTGAAGGAGCTTGTTGTGGTCGTTGAGAACTGGAATGTCCGTCCCTTCGATGAGGTCGATCTCCGACATTGTCTGCAACCGTTGCGCTGTTGCTATGCAGAGACAATTCCCGTAGGAACTACCCGTATAAAGAGTAGACCCGTATGTAATAATGACCGTCGATGTGTCACGCACTGgaagtaattaataatttagttATTTGAAGTTATACAGTAATACGAGCAACACACAAAGTATACGTAGCAGTAATTTATAGTTGAAATATTAATTGCTACTACAATCTCAGTATTGCAACTACGTCTAGCCTCGAGCTCTAGATCTAATAATTGTGTATCAACCTATAGTAGCCAATTTTGTGCCAGAATGCTGTAGTCTCatgtttatttttttaattttaacgTATTTCTACGAATGTGTTGGACCAAACTTATCTCTATATCTATAAACTGTATCAATTGCAACcatttgtgcatgcacgtgcacgtgactcTGCAGCTCACCTTAATCACACGATGGTCTGCTGGTCTTTGTTGCTGCTTTTGCTAACTGCTACTCTTGCAACATTGTCCAAACAAACGTTTGAGAGTGCAACACCGAAGGGGTGTGTTACAGTACTCGACAAGTGGTGTTCAAGTGAGATTGTTCGATTATCTTGCTTCCATACTCACTCATCCGGAGCCTGTGCTAACTCTCGAGTTTACGCATCATTGAGTAATGCTGGTTGGATATGTAAAGCGTTGGACGAGAGTTGCTCTTGTCCAGACTCTCGCGACCAACTCAATCGTCTCTTCCATCTGTGTGCCAACAACTTAACTGCAGTCGATGTGTTTGTATCTGGcgaatcaaacatcaacacTTACCGCATTCCAGCTATTGTACAGACCAATAAAGAAACACTGCTGGCATTTGCTGAAGGAAGAGTGTATGACAGCAGTGATTGCCACAGGAAGCTCATAGTGATGAAGAGAAGTACAGATTTAGGAAACACTTGGGAAAAGCTGCAGGTACTCAGTGATGAGAGTAAAGTACATGTAGTAGAGATATTTACTGCGTGCTGTGTGTTTAGCTCGATCCTGCCCACTAGTAGCTGTGTGCTTTATAgatattgtaattttttgtctTTATGCCTAGATCATACCAATCAATTTGAGTGATGAGCATCTGGTTACTGCCAATCCTCAACCTGTCTTTGATCATATGACCAATACCACACTGCTGCAGTTTGTTACCAATGACAACACAACGCATCAATGTAATCCAGGAAACAACAATGGGCAGATAATCTCCTCAGATGATGGTTTAACATGGTCACAACTGAAAAGCATGGATAATGTGCTAGGAATAAATAGGGGACTTTTGCCCGGCCCAGGAGGAGCAATACAACTCACACATActgtatacacatacattgTATACAAAATTGTCTACCAATAATACTATGTACTTTGTTTTGTATTAGACATATGCTGGCAGGCTCGTGTTTTGTGGTCACTATGGTGCATATGTGCGAGATCTCGTTTGGTATTCAGATGATCACGGCAAGACATTTCAACTGAGTAAAACACAACTCCCTGAAATGGACGAGCCTCAAGTAGTGGAGCTTACAAACGGGTCCCTACTACTCAACATGCGCAACCGACACAAAAATGATTGTCAGTGCAGAGCCATATCACGAAGTGATGATGGAGGAATGACGTGGGGACCTATTCACTACGACCCAGTGCTCATCTCTCCGATATGCCAAGCTTCTCTAGTACGCATCAATGATGCATTCTATTTCTCTAATCCAGCGTCAAAAATTGCACGTGAAAACCTGACAATTAGAAAGAGCACAAACAACTGTAACAACTGGCAGAGTGAGTTGAAGATTGTCGATGGCCCAGTAGCAGGCGGATACTCAAACATCGTTCCTCTCACTGATTCAACTAAAGGAGGCATTTTGTATGAGCGATTCGACGTTGTTAATGGCACCAAGCGCTCTGTGATATCATTTACACAATTTCCTTTGGATTTTTAATAAAGTTTTATGTGTTATAGCCACACAACATCGTACACAATGTGACATAATAAAATTCTGTACCAGTTACAGCATCACTATCATTTCTTAGACCTGCATAAGACATTGGTGTGACTATTAAGATGTTGAGACCCACTGTGTGTACCTATGTCCCATAATATCTTTGGGCCATTCCAAGTACAACCCAGCATCAGCAAACTGTTCTACTTGGATAAAGTGCAACCCAGATGATGACATATCCTGGGTCATTGCAAAAACTATGTACATTCCCATGCCATTCACTGCCAAATGAAAAGACAGCATTTGAAGACTGTATGACTGAGAAAACCACCACATCGTATCGATGCATTAGCTGCTATTAAACCGAAACAGATACAACGGACAATTCAATGTgatcaacaacaaatcagaCAAGCCTATCACGCTCTGCACAGTTTTCAAACAATTGCAGTTATGATGTAGTGTTTTCTTGCTCTGTTACTGCATAGTTACTGTGGAGTTGCTCAAGTAAATGTGATGTACAAGCAACCAG from Corticium candelabrum chromosome 21, ooCorCand1.1, whole genome shotgun sequence encodes the following:
- the LOC134196146 gene encoding sialidase-1-like; amino-acid sequence: MVCWSLLLLLLTATLATLSKQTFESATPKGCVTVLDKWCSSEIVRLSCFHTHSSGACANSRVYASLSNAGWICKALDESCSCPDSRDQLNRLFHLCANNLTAVDVFVSGESNINTYRIPAIVQTNKETLLAFAEGRVYDSSDCHRKLIVMKRSTDLGNTWEKLQIIPINLSDEHLVTANPQPVFDHMTNTTLLQFVTNDNTTHQCNPGNNNGQIISSDDGLTWSQLKSMDNVLGINRGLLPGPGGAIQLTHTTYAGRLVFCGHYGAYVRDLVWYSDDHGKTFQLSKTQLPEMDEPQVVELTNGSLLLNMRNRHKNDCQCRAISRSDDGGMTWGPIHYDPVLISPICQASLVRINDAFYFSNPASKIARENLTIRKSTNNCNNWQSELKIVDGPVAGGYSNIVPLTDSTKGGILYERFDVVNGTKRSVISFTQFPLDF